One genomic segment of Lampris incognitus isolate fLamInc1 chromosome 2, fLamInc1.hap2, whole genome shotgun sequence includes these proteins:
- the ankrd52a gene encoding serine/threonine-protein phosphatase 6 regulatory ankyrin repeat subunit C, with product MGVLNIADQPPLVQAIFNRNAEEVQLLLHKKEDVNALDQERRTPLHAAACVGDVHIMDLLIESGASVNAKDHVWLTPLHRAAASRNERAVGLLLRRGAEANARDKFWQTPLHVAAANRASRCAEALLTQLSNLNMADRTGRTALHHAAQSGFHEMVKLLLNKGANLSAIDKKERQPIHCAAYLGHVEVVKLLVSRSADKSCKDKQGYTPLHAAASSGHIEIVKYLLRLGTEIDEPNGFGNTALHVACYMGQEAVATELVNHGANVNQPNRNGFTPLHLAAVSTNGALCLELLVNNGADVNQQSKEGKSPLHMAAIHGRFTRSQILIQNGGEIDCVDKYGNTPLHVAAKYGHELLISTLMTNGADTAR from the exons ATGGGAGTCCTCAACATTGCAGACCAG CCTCCTCTGGTCCAGGCCATCTTCAATCGTAACGCTGAAGAAGTCCAATTATTATTGCACAAAAAAGAGGATGTCAATGCACTG GACCAAGAGCGCCGTACGCCGCTTCATGCTGCTGCCTGTGTGGGTGACGTCCATATAATGGACCTCCTTATTGAATCAG GTGCCAGTGTCAATGCTAAAGACCATGTGTGGTTGACCCCATTGCACAGGGCGGCTGCCTCCCGGAATGAA AGAGCAGTGGGTCTGCTGCTGCGGCGTGGAGCAGAAGCAAATGCACGAGACAAGTTCTGGCAGACGCCACTACATGTGGCTGCTGCCAACCGTGCCTCGCGTTGTGCAGAGGCCCTGTTGACCCAACTGAGCAACCTGAACATGGCAGACCGCACTGGCAGGACTGCCTTGCACCATGCTGCTCAGAGTGGATTCCATGAG ATGGTGAAGCTACTGCTGAACAAAGGGGCCAATCTGAGTGCCATCGATAAGAAGGAGAGGCAACCTATTCATTGTGCAGCATATTTAG GGCATGTGGAGGTAGTGAAGTTGCTGGTGTCTCGCAGTGCTGACAAGAGCTGCAAGGACAAGCAAGGCTACACGCCTCTTCATGCTGCTGCTTCAAGTGGTCACATAGAAATTGTTAAGTACTTACTGAGGCTGGGGACAGAG ATCGATGAGCCAAATGGCTTTGGGAACACTGCGCTCCATGTGGCTTGTTACATGGGGCAAGAAGCTGTGGCTACTGAGCTGGTGAATCACGGGGCTAACGTCAACCAGCCCAACCGGAATGGCTTCACCCCTCTGCACCTGGCAGCTGTCTCCACCAATGGTGCCCTCTGTCTGGAGCTGCTGGTCAACAATGGGGCTGATGTCAACCAGCAG AGTAAAGAAGGGAAGAGCCCCCTGCACATGGCAGCCATTCATGGACGTTTCACACGCTCACAGATCCTTATCCAAAATG GTGGGGAGATTGATTGTGTGGATAAGTATGGCAATACCCCTCTCCACGTTGCTGCTAAGTACGGCCATGAGCTGCTGATCAGCACTCTGATGACCAACGGAGCAGACACGGCCAGGTAG